Proteins encoded together in one Pseudoalteromonas xiamenensis window:
- the rnc gene encoding ribonuclease III: protein MKKDVKELYKKIGYEFESPAFLEQAMTHRSYKGQHNERLEFLGDSILSFVIANALYHKFPKAREGDLSRMRSTLVRGQTLAEFGVEFGLGDYLRLGPGELKSGGYRRESTLADAVEAIIGAVFLDSNIETCSQLVLAWYESRLEEISPGHNQKDPKTLLQEYLQARKLPLPGYTVIDTKGQAHNQTFTVECIVEGMESIISVGSSRRKAEQKAAEKALKKLKHDS from the coding sequence ATGAAAAAAGACGTAAAAGAGTTATACAAAAAAATAGGTTATGAATTCGAATCGCCTGCTTTTCTTGAGCAGGCAATGACCCATCGTAGTTACAAAGGGCAACACAACGAGCGCCTCGAATTTCTAGGTGACTCTATTTTGAGCTTTGTTATTGCTAATGCCCTATATCACAAGTTTCCAAAAGCACGAGAGGGTGATTTGAGCCGCATGCGTTCGACTCTAGTGCGCGGTCAAACCTTGGCTGAGTTTGGTGTGGAATTTGGTCTTGGGGATTACCTACGTTTAGGTCCAGGTGAATTAAAAAGTGGTGGCTATCGCCGTGAGTCAACCTTAGCTGATGCGGTTGAAGCTATCATTGGTGCTGTATTCCTCGATTCAAATATTGAAACCTGCTCGCAATTAGTACTTGCGTGGTATGAATCCCGTTTGGAAGAAATTTCACCAGGTCATAACCAAAAAGATCCGAAAACATTACTTCAAGAATACTTACAAGCCCGCAAGTTGCCATTACCTGGCTATACTGTAATAGATACGAAAGGGCAGGCCCATAATCAAACGTTCACGGTCGAATGTATTGTTGAAGGTATGGAAAGTATTATTTCGGTAGGTAGCTCGCGCCGTAAGGCAGAGCAAAAAGCAGCTGAAAAGGCGCTAAAGAAGTTAAAGCATGACTCTTAA
- the recO gene encoding DNA repair protein RecO, which produces MDSDFARAYLLHRRPVSDSQVMLNVVVEGIGHIKMLARIKGKHQLKHNAQLQPFFPLLCRYAGRHDMKYLNQFELLTLGNAMQGRRLYCGFYMNELSYRLMPINEPLEGAFELYQSHLFRLQNGEELEIVLRSYEFELLNLLGFGIEFDYDADGNSVNPKLTYRYVAECGFVQSAYGYRGQVLLNIAQHDYEPIETRQQAKRLSREVLRPLLGYRELKSRELFI; this is translated from the coding sequence TTGGACAGCGATTTCGCTCGCGCCTATTTGTTGCATCGAAGACCTGTGAGTGATTCACAAGTGATGCTCAATGTAGTCGTTGAGGGAATCGGACACATTAAGATGCTTGCCCGGATCAAGGGCAAGCATCAACTGAAACATAACGCGCAACTCCAACCTTTTTTCCCACTGCTTTGTCGATATGCTGGTCGGCATGACATGAAATACCTCAATCAATTCGAACTCCTCACGCTTGGTAATGCAATGCAAGGGAGGCGGCTCTACTGCGGGTTTTACATGAATGAACTGAGTTATCGATTAATGCCGATAAACGAGCCATTAGAAGGGGCATTCGAACTCTATCAAAGTCACCTATTCCGATTGCAAAATGGCGAAGAATTAGAAATCGTATTACGCAGTTATGAATTTGAATTGTTGAACTTACTTGGTTTCGGCATCGAGTTTGATTATGATGCTGACGGAAATTCTGTTAACCCAAAGTTAACGTATCGGTATGTCGCTGAATGTGGCTTTGTACAAAGTGCTTATGGCTATCGCGGACAGGTATTGCTGAACATCGCACAACATGATTACGAACCGATTGAAACACGCCAACAGGCAAAGCGTTTGAGCCGTGAGGTTTTACGCCCTTTGTTGGGCTATAGAGAGTTAAAGAGTCGAGAGCTGTTCATTTAA
- the era gene encoding GTPase Era, with amino-acid sequence MTLNTHCGMVAIVGRPNVGKSTLLNCIVEQKVSITSRKPQTTRHRILGIHTEDNYQAVYVDTPGLHSEEKRAINRLMNRAASSSIGDVEMILFVVEGTHWTSDDEMVLNKIKNSGHPIFLIINKADNVKDKEDLIPHVQWLHEKGEFAGIIPISAKTGKNVDLVKAEVRKRLPECEFYFPEDYVTDRSMRFLAAEIVREKLMRFMGDELPYSVTVEIEQFKWQDNGVWQINALILVERESQKRMVIGNKGEKLKVIGREARKDLEAMLDNKVFLELWVKVKSGWADDERALRSLGYGED; translated from the coding sequence ATGACTCTTAATACACATTGCGGCATGGTGGCGATTGTTGGTCGCCCAAATGTTGGTAAATCAACGCTGTTAAATTGTATCGTTGAACAGAAAGTTAGTATCACCTCGCGTAAGCCTCAAACGACGCGTCATCGTATTTTAGGTATCCATACGGAAGACAACTACCAAGCGGTCTATGTTGATACGCCTGGACTTCACAGTGAAGAAAAGCGCGCAATCAATCGTCTAATGAACCGTGCAGCCTCAAGCTCGATTGGTGATGTTGAAATGATCCTGTTTGTTGTTGAAGGTACTCATTGGACATCGGATGATGAAATGGTACTCAATAAAATCAAAAACAGTGGTCATCCAATCTTTTTGATTATTAATAAAGCCGATAACGTAAAAGACAAAGAAGATCTTATCCCGCATGTGCAGTGGCTTCATGAAAAAGGGGAATTTGCTGGCATTATTCCTATCTCGGCTAAAACGGGTAAAAACGTCGATTTAGTTAAAGCTGAAGTTCGTAAGCGTTTGCCTGAGTGTGAATTTTATTTTCCTGAAGACTATGTAACTGATCGTTCAATGCGCTTTTTAGCGGCGGAAATCGTGCGTGAAAAACTCATGCGCTTTATGGGTGATGAACTGCCTTATTCCGTTACGGTGGAAATAGAGCAATTTAAATGGCAAGACAATGGCGTTTGGCAAATCAATGCGCTTATTTTGGTTGAACGTGAATCGCAAAAACGTATGGTGATTGGTAACAAGGGCGAGAAACTTAAAGTTATCGGTCGTGAAGCACGTAAAGATCTTGAAGCGATGCTAGATAATAAAGTGTTCCTTGAACTGTGGGTCAAAGTTAAATCCGGCTGGGCTGATGATGAGCGCGCTCTTCGTAGTTTAGGATACGGAGAAGACTAA
- the barA gene encoding two-component sensor histidine kinase BarA produces the protein MTKLSFRDSVLTLTLLPTIIIGVLLGSYFTLNRFVELEQIVEARGTSIVESLAVALEAPMMAKDKAQLHRLLSITQNKHGHLINSIAIFDTDNKLFLTSNFNSQFAHLKFPSNVSELLSTRSELHDKSIIVYSPITHFSQHVDLWQGPAPANLGVLAIELSLDEARISQQRSVLASIAILVVTLLIAGILAIYFGQRFTRPLRRLLLATDKLTEGKHDIGIHDKMEGEFELLRLGLNSISDKMTLQKEEMQKHIDQATSDYRETLEQYEMQNIQLGIAKREAQDANKVKSDFLAKMSHELRTPLNGVIGFTRQLYKTPLNRHQKDYLDTIVLSANSLMSIISDILDFSKLEAGAMELENIQFQLRDVVNEVMTLLAPSAHEKQLELSVYINRKVPDNLIGDPTRFKQILINLINNAIKFTEKGSVKIDVGHRMLDDQRASLLVSVSDTGVGIAQEKQDTLFTPFGQADSSITRKFGGTGLGLIITKHLVEAMNGRITLNSAQGNGSCFTFNAILELPNHLFNNDLPIKSLKHKRVLFFESHEHTHQAVAALLEEWEMQVTACIDEESFLAALQPEFNYDVCLIGHMANVDQMQTLKSYINKVRGQTDYLYLLLNTISHNMRESLIGSGADASLSKPVNHRKLCELLAAPYRLDHPDVGEANDDFDILPLKVLVADDNDANLKLITTLLNEQVESIDKAHNGSQAISLCKSHKYDIIFMDIQMPITDGITACKTILDASLNEDTPIIAVTAHALAGEKDDLLKMGFKGYLTKPIDEDMLRQTICDFSETVLRVSKIAKDAPKPSKAPFDSQLLDWEQALLHAGGKNDLALEMLNMLLLSVPETLKLINEAMDNKDSEHLLTIIHKFHGACCYTGVPKLKKLSETIETSLKQGLAITDLEPEIFELLDELENLLRDSGIEAA, from the coding sequence ATGACCAAATTAAGCTTTCGAGATAGCGTTTTAACTTTGACTTTGCTGCCAACCATTATCATTGGCGTATTACTTGGTAGCTATTTTACCTTAAATCGCTTTGTTGAGCTTGAACAAATTGTTGAAGCACGTGGAACAAGTATCGTTGAATCTTTGGCTGTGGCACTTGAAGCTCCGATGATGGCAAAGGACAAAGCTCAATTACATCGCTTATTGTCTATCACGCAAAATAAGCATGGTCATTTAATCAACTCGATTGCCATTTTTGACACCGATAACAAACTCTTTCTCACAAGTAATTTCAATTCTCAATTTGCGCATTTAAAATTTCCTAGCAACGTAAGTGAACTGCTTTCAACTCGCAGCGAGCTGCATGATAAATCCATCATTGTTTATAGCCCTATCACTCATTTCAGCCAACATGTCGACTTGTGGCAAGGCCCTGCGCCAGCCAATTTAGGTGTCTTAGCGATAGAATTGAGTTTAGACGAGGCTCGTATTTCTCAACAACGCTCTGTCCTTGCGAGCATTGCAATCCTCGTTGTTACGTTGTTGATAGCGGGGATTTTAGCAATTTACTTTGGACAACGTTTTACCCGCCCGCTTCGTCGCCTGTTGCTTGCCACAGACAAACTCACGGAAGGAAAGCACGACATTGGTATCCACGACAAAATGGAAGGTGAATTTGAGCTGCTGAGACTCGGTCTCAACAGCATCAGCGACAAAATGACGCTGCAAAAAGAGGAAATGCAAAAACACATTGACCAAGCAACGAGCGATTATCGTGAAACGCTAGAACAATACGAAATGCAAAACATTCAGTTGGGCATAGCAAAGCGAGAGGCTCAAGATGCGAACAAAGTGAAGTCGGATTTCTTGGCTAAAATGAGTCACGAATTACGTACCCCCCTCAATGGTGTCATTGGCTTTACACGTCAGCTTTACAAAACGCCTCTAAATCGTCATCAAAAGGATTATTTGGACACAATCGTTTTATCTGCAAATAGCCTAATGAGCATTATTTCCGACATTTTGGATTTTTCTAAACTGGAGGCAGGTGCAATGGAGCTCGAAAACATTCAGTTCCAATTGCGTGATGTCGTCAATGAAGTCATGACGTTACTTGCGCCAAGTGCACATGAAAAGCAACTCGAATTATCGGTATACATCAATAGAAAGGTCCCTGACAATTTAATTGGTGATCCCACTCGTTTTAAACAAATCTTGATAAACCTAATCAATAACGCCATTAAATTTACGGAAAAAGGCTCTGTTAAAATTGATGTCGGTCATCGAATGCTGGATGACCAACGCGCCTCGTTGTTGGTATCCGTTTCAGACACCGGCGTGGGGATAGCCCAAGAAAAGCAAGATACCTTGTTTACGCCGTTCGGCCAGGCTGATTCAAGCATTACGCGCAAATTTGGTGGCACGGGGCTTGGCCTCATCATTACCAAACATTTGGTTGAGGCAATGAATGGCCGCATCACACTAAACTCGGCACAGGGTAATGGCAGTTGCTTTACCTTTAACGCCATATTGGAACTGCCAAATCATCTATTTAACAATGACTTACCGATTAAATCTCTTAAACATAAACGAGTACTCTTTTTCGAATCGCATGAACACACTCATCAAGCCGTTGCGGCCCTGCTTGAAGAGTGGGAAATGCAGGTTACCGCATGCATTGACGAAGAAAGCTTTCTCGCAGCCTTGCAACCTGAGTTTAATTACGATGTGTGTTTGATTGGCCATATGGCGAATGTCGACCAAATGCAGACACTCAAGTCATACATCAATAAAGTAAGAGGTCAGACAGACTATTTGTATCTGTTACTCAACACAATTTCGCACAACATGCGTGAGTCTTTGATAGGTTCTGGGGCAGATGCCAGTTTAAGCAAACCGGTAAATCACCGAAAACTTTGCGAGTTACTTGCAGCACCTTATCGACTAGACCACCCTGACGTGGGCGAAGCGAACGACGATTTTGATATCTTACCTTTAAAAGTACTGGTTGCAGATGACAACGACGCGAACCTGAAGCTCATCACGACACTTTTAAATGAACAAGTGGAAAGTATTGATAAGGCACACAACGGTTCACAAGCCATCTCGCTGTGCAAATCACATAAGTACGACATTATTTTTATGGACATTCAAATGCCGATAACTGACGGCATAACAGCCTGTAAAACAATTTTGGATGCGTCTTTGAATGAAGACACCCCTATCATAGCCGTAACAGCTCATGCATTAGCCGGTGAAAAAGACGACTTACTGAAAATGGGTTTCAAAGGTTATCTGACGAAACCGATTGATGAGGATATGCTGCGTCAAACTATTTGTGATTTCAGTGAGACCGTTTTACGTGTGAGTAAAATAGCAAAAGATGCGCCGAAGCCGAGTAAAGCGCCGTTCGACAGCCAACTTTTAGATTGGGAGCAGGCACTGTTGCATGCTGGAGGGAAGAATGACCTCGCGCTGGAAATGTTGAATATGTTGTTGTTAAGCGTTCCTGAAACATTAAAACTGATTAACGAAGCGATGGACAACAAAGACAGTGAGCATTTACTGACAATCATTCACAAATTCCATGGTGCTTGTTGCTACACAGGAGTGCCAAAACTGAAGAAACTTTCTGAAACGATTGAGACGTCACTGAAACAGGGTTTGGCGATTACCGACTTAGAACCTGAAATTTTTGAATTATTGGATGAACTTGAAAATCTATTGCGGGATTCAGGCATAGAGGCTGCTTAA
- the lepA gene encoding translation elongation factor 4 — MKHKHIRNFSIIAHIDHGKSTLSDRLIQVCGGLSEREMQQQVLDSMDIERERGITIKAQSVTLNYTANDGETYQLNFIDTPGHVDFTYEVSRSLAACEGALLVVDAGQGVEAQTLANCYTALEMNLEVIPVLNKIDLPQADPLRVAEEIEDIVGIEALEAVRCSAKTGIGIDEVLEVLVRDIPPPEGDPKSPLQALIIDSWFDPYQGVVSLVRIKHGELRQKDKIKIMSSGQVYEVDNIGIFTPKQTKTGILKTGEVGYVIAGIKDIHGAPVGDTITLVKDPAPQRLPGFKRVKPQVYAGMYPIASDEYEAFRDALNKLSLNDASLQFEPESSTALGFGFRIGFLGMLHMEIIQERLEREYDMDLITSAPTVVYEIKLKNGDIIQIDNPCDLPPINNIEEIREPIVEANILVPQDYLGNVITLCIEKRGMQTKMTYHGNQVAVTYELPMAEVVMDFFDKLKSTSRGFASLDYNFIRFQEADMVRVDILINGDRVDALAIIAHKDFAQSRGRQLAEALKELIPRQQFDIAIQAVIGAHVIARTTVKQLRKNVLAKCYGGDVSRKKKLLQKQKEGKKRMKQLGNVEVPQDAFLAILKVGK, encoded by the coding sequence ATGAAGCACAAGCATATCCGTAACTTTTCGATCATCGCCCATATCGACCATGGTAAATCGACGCTTTCAGACCGCTTAATACAAGTCTGCGGTGGTCTTTCTGAGCGTGAAATGCAGCAGCAAGTATTGGATTCAATGGACATCGAGCGTGAACGTGGTATCACTATCAAAGCGCAAAGTGTGACGCTGAACTATACCGCCAACGACGGTGAAACGTATCAGCTAAACTTTATCGACACTCCAGGTCACGTTGACTTTACTTATGAAGTTTCACGTTCGCTTGCCGCATGTGAAGGTGCGTTGTTGGTTGTTGACGCAGGCCAAGGTGTTGAAGCTCAAACTCTAGCAAACTGTTACACGGCATTGGAAATGAACTTAGAAGTAATTCCAGTGCTTAATAAGATCGATTTACCTCAAGCTGATCCATTGCGTGTTGCTGAAGAAATCGAAGACATTGTTGGTATTGAAGCGCTAGAAGCCGTTCGTTGTAGTGCGAAAACGGGTATCGGTATCGATGAAGTGTTGGAAGTGCTTGTGCGCGATATTCCACCGCCAGAAGGCGATCCTAAATCACCGTTACAAGCGCTTATCATCGACTCTTGGTTTGACCCTTACCAAGGCGTTGTGTCACTGGTTCGTATTAAACACGGTGAATTACGTCAAAAAGACAAGATCAAAATCATGTCGTCGGGGCAAGTTTATGAAGTCGACAATATCGGTATCTTTACACCTAAACAAACTAAAACTGGTATATTGAAGACTGGCGAAGTAGGCTACGTAATTGCAGGCATCAAAGATATTCATGGTGCACCTGTTGGTGATACTATCACGCTTGTAAAAGACCCAGCTCCTCAACGTTTACCCGGTTTTAAACGTGTTAAACCTCAGGTTTACGCAGGTATGTACCCAATTGCTTCAGATGAATACGAAGCATTCCGTGATGCGCTTAATAAATTAAGTTTGAACGATGCGTCGCTGCAGTTCGAACCAGAAAGCTCAACAGCCCTTGGTTTTGGTTTCCGTATCGGCTTCTTGGGCATGCTCCACATGGAAATTATCCAAGAGCGTCTAGAGCGTGAATACGATATGGACTTAATCACATCGGCACCGACCGTAGTGTACGAGATTAAGTTAAAAAATGGCGACATTATTCAAATCGACAATCCATGTGACTTACCGCCAATCAATAACATTGAAGAAATCCGTGAACCTATCGTTGAAGCAAATATCTTAGTACCGCAAGATTACCTTGGTAACGTCATTACGCTTTGCATTGAAAAGCGTGGTATGCAAACGAAGATGACATACCATGGCAACCAAGTTGCGGTGACGTACGAATTGCCGATGGCTGAAGTGGTCATGGATTTCTTTGATAAATTAAAATCAACGAGCCGTGGTTTTGCCTCACTTGATTACAACTTCATTCGCTTCCAAGAAGCCGACATGGTGCGAGTCGATATCTTAATCAATGGTGACCGAGTTGATGCACTTGCGATTATCGCGCATAAAGACTTCGCACAATCACGTGGTCGTCAGTTAGCTGAAGCGTTGAAAGAGCTTATCCCTCGTCAGCAATTCGATATTGCAATTCAAGCCGTAATCGGTGCGCATGTTATTGCTCGTACAACGGTGAAACAATTACGTAAAAACGTATTGGCAAAATGTTACGGTGGTGACGTTAGCCGTAAGAAGAAACTCCTTCAGAAACAGAAAGAAGGTAAGAAACGTATGAAGCAGTTAGGTAACGTTGAAGTTCCTCAAGATGCGTTCTTAGCGATTCTGAAGGTAGGAAAATAA
- the lepB gene encoding signal peptidase I: MAGYFSVFLVLLTLGSGLIWLVDHLVYAPKRRERIAIAKGSSQADLDDDVIAQIAPVPAIAEGAKSIFPMIAAITIFRSFIFEPFQIPSGSMMPTLLVGDFILVQKYSYGIKDPVWRTQLVEVNEPKRGDIVVFKFPLDEKVDFIKRTIGLPGDRIVYRNKRLYIKPNCAEGQEKSGEMFCGEFNAVDMDIINRDEFYQGLMPLVRLKETLPGQTHDILINPEALESKGRYYQQQDTRADEWVVPEDSYFMMGDNRDNSQDSRMWGFVPKANLVGKAVFIWMSFEFENGPDSLLPSFVPTGVRFERLGSIQ, from the coding sequence ATGGCAGGTTACTTTTCAGTATTTTTAGTATTACTGACGCTGGGTTCAGGTTTAATTTGGCTTGTTGACCATTTGGTTTACGCCCCAAAACGTCGTGAACGCATCGCAATTGCGAAAGGTTCTTCGCAAGCCGATTTAGATGACGACGTGATTGCGCAAATTGCTCCTGTGCCTGCCATTGCTGAAGGTGCTAAGTCGATTTTTCCAATGATTGCAGCGATTACTATTTTTCGCTCTTTCATTTTTGAACCATTTCAAATTCCATCAGGCTCGATGATGCCAACATTGCTTGTGGGTGACTTTATTTTGGTTCAAAAGTACAGTTACGGCATTAAAGACCCGGTTTGGCGTACTCAACTCGTTGAGGTTAATGAACCAAAACGCGGTGATATCGTGGTGTTTAAGTTTCCACTAGACGAAAAAGTGGATTTTATTAAACGTACAATAGGGCTTCCTGGTGACCGCATTGTTTATCGTAACAAGCGATTGTACATCAAGCCAAACTGTGCGGAAGGACAGGAAAAATCCGGTGAGATGTTCTGTGGTGAATTCAACGCGGTAGACATGGACATTATTAATCGTGACGAATTCTATCAAGGTCTAATGCCGTTGGTGCGTTTGAAAGAAACGCTGCCAGGGCAAACACACGACATCTTGATCAATCCAGAAGCGCTGGAAAGCAAAGGCCGTTATTATCAACAACAAGATACTCGTGCAGATGAATGGGTTGTGCCAGAAGACAGCTATTTTATGATGGGTGACAATCGTGATAACAGCCAAGATAGCCGTATGTGGGGATTCGTTCCTAAGGCAAACTTGGTGGGTAAAGCGGTTTTCATTTGGATGAGTTTTGAGTTTGAGAATGGCCCTGATAGCCTTCTTCCTAGCTTTGTTCCAACTGGTGTTCGTTTTGAGCGCCTAGGTAGCATACAGTAA
- a CDS encoding SoxR reducing system RseC family protein: MIEQTMTVIAVKGLRGELQAEAKKPCEGCNGRCGSQVFNKLFKTEKKTLWFDFQEAVEVGQKVTLSLDDRHLVTHSFYVYLLPLVAALLFAMFAALVLELGEGGQILSALLGGIFGALVAKQRVSQFKHEIKLVKIYPISLPLTQIDGD, from the coding sequence ATGATCGAACAAACAATGACGGTGATTGCCGTCAAAGGTCTACGCGGCGAGTTGCAAGCTGAGGCGAAGAAACCGTGCGAGGGCTGTAACGGACGTTGCGGCTCTCAAGTTTTTAATAAACTCTTCAAAACAGAAAAGAAAACGTTGTGGTTTGATTTTCAAGAAGCGGTAGAAGTCGGTCAGAAAGTCACATTGTCGCTGGACGACCGTCATTTGGTTACACACAGTTTTTATGTGTACTTGTTGCCTCTAGTTGCAGCACTTCTTTTTGCGATGTTTGCAGCACTTGTCCTTGAATTGGGGGAAGGCGGACAGATTTTGTCGGCATTGCTCGGTGGAATATTTGGTGCGCTTGTTGCTAAACAGCGTGTTTCTCAGTTCAAACATGAGATAAAATTGGTAAAAATTTATCCAATTAGCCTGCCTTTGACTCAAATTGATGGTGATTAA
- the pdxJ gene encoding pyridoxine 5'-phosphate synthase: MKEILLGVNVDHVATLRQARGTNYPDPVHAAAVAEHAGADGITIHLREDRRHIQDRDVYVMAKTLQTRMNFECAVTEEMLAIALEIRPAYVCLVPEKREELTTEGGLDVAGQKEKLTDAVKRLTDAGIKVSLFIDADKTQIDAAKEVGAPYIEIHTGCYADATTDEEQAKELARITEGVKYAHGKGIIVNAGHGLHYHNVKAIAAIPEIYELNIGHAIVARAAIDGMSKAVSDMRKLMKEARQGI, translated from the coding sequence ATGAAAGAAATACTTTTAGGCGTGAATGTCGATCACGTCGCAACACTTCGCCAAGCGCGTGGAACAAATTACCCCGATCCTGTGCACGCGGCTGCCGTTGCTGAGCACGCAGGCGCTGATGGGATCACTATCCATTTACGAGAAGACCGTCGCCATATTCAAGACCGAGATGTCTATGTGATGGCTAAAACATTGCAAACACGCATGAACTTTGAGTGTGCGGTGACGGAAGAAATGCTTGCGATAGCGCTCGAGATTAGACCCGCTTACGTGTGTCTTGTGCCGGAAAAACGCGAAGAACTCACCACGGAAGGTGGCTTGGATGTTGCGGGCCAAAAAGAAAAGTTAACCGATGCAGTTAAACGTTTAACAGATGCAGGTATTAAGGTGTCACTCTTTATCGATGCCGATAAAACACAAATTGATGCGGCAAAAGAGGTCGGCGCACCTTACATTGAGATTCACACCGGTTGTTATGCAGACGCAACAACGGATGAAGAACAAGCCAAAGAACTCGCTCGCATTACTGAAGGCGTAAAATACGCTCACGGGAAAGGCATCATTGTGAATGCAGGGCACGGTTTACATTATCACAACGTGAAAGCTATCGCTGCTATTCCTGAAATCTACGAACTAAACATCGGTCATGCGATAGTTGCAAGAGCCGCGATTGACGGCATGTCGAAAGCTGTTTCCGATATGCGTAAATTGATGAAAGAAGCTAGACAAGGCATCTAG
- a CDS encoding MucB/RseB C-terminal domain-containing protein, whose amino-acid sequence MKKLFIAILCFATSWAQAQEVVSAKQLLTNLAEAVHSRNFDASYVVVKGKAMEPYRWLHGKKDDTEVEFLSLLNGAGLEMVRVGNQVTYFEPQSEPYAIDTDSIAGPIPEVLFKDISILESHYDFVLGGKGRIAGRAAQLVRIESKDENKYNYWLWVDVESSLLLKAAFVNQTGEMLEQLQLTHLSITEEPVAQLLEIAGRDFPKALPKVTTQAAKDAKDNWRIEWLPKGFELLKSDRHKLDLNNELADYYLFSDGLVDVSVFVQRPLPGKRPSGALTSGATTVYVHNSGRFDVSVVGNIPAMTAKSIAESVTRPL is encoded by the coding sequence ATGAAAAAGCTGTTTATTGCGATACTCTGCTTTGCAACTTCTTGGGCGCAAGCTCAGGAAGTTGTCAGTGCAAAACAACTGCTCACCAACCTTGCCGAAGCGGTTCACAGTCGAAATTTTGATGCGTCCTATGTCGTTGTTAAAGGAAAAGCAATGGAGCCTTATCGTTGGTTGCATGGCAAAAAGGACGACACTGAAGTTGAATTCTTAAGTCTTTTAAATGGCGCTGGTTTGGAAATGGTCAGAGTGGGTAACCAAGTGACTTATTTTGAGCCCCAATCAGAACCTTATGCGATTGATACTGATAGCATTGCCGGGCCTATTCCAGAAGTTCTTTTCAAAGACATTTCCATACTTGAGTCCCACTATGATTTCGTTTTAGGCGGTAAAGGACGAATCGCTGGTCGAGCTGCACAACTGGTGCGAATCGAATCAAAAGACGAGAACAAATACAACTATTGGCTGTGGGTTGATGTTGAATCTTCCTTACTTTTGAAAGCCGCGTTTGTAAATCAAACGGGTGAAATGCTTGAACAACTTCAGTTGACCCATCTGAGCATAACAGAAGAGCCAGTCGCGCAATTGCTCGAAATTGCTGGCCGAGATTTTCCCAAAGCGTTGCCGAAAGTGACGACTCAAGCAGCCAAAGATGCGAAAGATAACTGGCGTATTGAATGGTTACCGAAAGGGTTTGAGCTACTAAAATCGGACAGGCATAAGCTCGATTTGAACAACGAATTGGCTGACTATTACCTTTTCTCGGATGGTCTGGTTGACGTTTCCGTATTCGTGCAGCGTCCGTTGCCAGGTAAACGCCCAAGTGGCGCGTTAACGTCAGGCGCAACAACTGTGTACGTCCACAACTCAGGTCGCTTTGACGTTTCAGTGGTTGGCAATATCCCTGCAATGACGGCAAAAAGTATCGCTGAATCGGTAACGCGACCTTTATGA